CCAGGAGACTGGCGAAGTCCCCGAATTCCCTCCCGAGGCTCGACTCGGCCGTCCTGTACGCCGCCAACTAACAAATTCCGACTGACCGCAAGCCTCACCGTGTCGAGTCAAAGGGCCAAAGACGAGACCCCCGGCGAAAGCCGGGGCTCTTTTTTGGTTCTTCGCTGAAGTCAGCGGGTAGGGGGCTCCGCCTTGGTTTTCGAGGAAGAAACGCAGAGGTCGAACCGTGACGAAAGCCTCGAAAAACGATTTGGAAAAATTTTGAAAATACGTCGGATTTGCTTGCAAACGATTCGCCCCGTCATTCCTCGAAGCGACTGCCGCAATCGGCCGATGAACGAGGCAGACGCGGGAAGGAAAGCTGAGAAACCGGAGCCGCCCCGGACCGGAGGCGACGGAATCGCCGAAGGAAAGGGCTCGGTGCGTCAAACGATCACGGCACGGACCGGAGACATCGGGGACGAGGCGACGGGACTCATGGAGAAGGTGGTGCGTCGCGAGAAACTGCTCGAAGCGCACCGGCGTGTGGTGAGAAACGACGGAGCACCGGGCGTGGACGGGATGACTGTCGACAATCTGTGGGGCTATTGCCGCGAGCACTGGTCACGCCATCGGGAGGAATTGCTCGGCGGAACGTATCACTCTTGGCCGGTGCGGAAGGTGGATATCCCGAAACCCGGCGGGACGGGAGTGCGGATGCCGGGAATTCCCACGGTTCAGAATCGCCTGATCCAGCAGGCGCTGCTTCAGGTCTTGCATCCTATCTTCGCCGCGATCTTTTCGGATGCGAGCTTCGGCTTCCGGCCGGGGCGCAGCACGCACGATGGGGTGCGCCGCGCACAGGCGAACATGACGGAAGGGCGGCGATGGGTGGTGGACATGGACCTGGAGAAATTCTTTGACCGCCTGAACCACGACGTGCTGATGGCGCGGGCGGTGAGGCGGGTGAAGGACAAGCGCGTCCTCGGTCTGATCCTCCGGTACTTGCAGGCGTGGATGATGGAGGATGGGTTGGTGTCACCCCGGACGCAGGGCACGCCGCAGGGCGCGCCGCCGTCTCCTGTGTTGCGCAACATCCTTTTGGATGACCTCGACAAGGAGCTTGAACGTCGGGGGCATCGGTTCGTCCGATACGCCGACGACTGCAACATTTACGTGAAGTCGAAGGCGGCGGGGGACCGGGTGCTGGCCTCGCTGGAGCGATTCCCGGGAAAGGTGCCGCGGCTCTCGGTCGACCGCGATATTAGCGCGGTGAATCGTCCGCGGCGGCGGAAGTTTCTGGGTTACAGGGTCACGTGGCACCATGATCCGAAACTGAAGGTCGCCCCGGAGTCGGTGAATCGTTTCGAGGACAAGCTCCGCGAGACGTTCCGGCAGGTACGCGGAAGAAGCCTCTCCACCGTGGTCAAGGAACTCGGCCCCGTGATTCGGGGTTGGGTCGCCTGCTTTCGGCCAGCGCCGGTGAAGGAATTCTATGAAGAACCCATTGAGTGATTCCGTAATACCATGTCAATGCCCTCACTCGACCGCGATGGAATCCAGGCCATACTTCCACCGGTGGATCGCCGGAGCTTGATTGATCTCCTCCAGGTAGAGTTCGATCCGCTGTTTCAGTTCGGCCTTCGATTTCACGCGAATCCCGCTCAGCATCGTCCTGGTCATCTTCACGAAGAAATTCTCGATCAGGTTGAGCCACGAGCCGTGTTTGGGCGTAAAAACGAAATCAAATCGGTTCGGGACCGTCGCCAGATACGTTCGCGTTTCCTTGGAAAGTTGGGCCGAATGGTTGTCCGGGACCATGCGGATCACCGCCCCCGCCGGGTAAATGGCATCGATCCGTTTCAGGAGTTCGATGAACTCCCGGCTGCGGTGCCGGTTACGCACCTGCCCGATCACCTGACCCGACAGCAGATCGATCCCCGCCATGAGATTCACGGTTCCGTGCCGGACATACTCGTGATCCCGATCGATCCCCGGATGTTCCCCCGGAACGGGCATCAGGTCCGGCACCGTGTTGGCGATGGCCTGAATCCCCGGCTTTTCGTCATAGGACAGAACCGCCAGGATGGACGAGACGCCCCGCCACTTCTCCCGGATCAGTTCGACCTCTTTGTAAACGTAGAGCACCTGCGCCATCTTGACCTCGAATTCGGGATCACGCCGTTCCAGATAATAAGCGATCTTGCGCGGGCGGACCTCTTGCGCCGTCAAGACCTTGGAGACGGATCCGCGCGAGAGTCGCGACAGGCTCGGGTGCCCTGCCGCCGAACCGTGTTTTTGGGCGTGGGCGGCCAAAAGCTTCGTCGTCCAAAATTCGTGGGAATAGCCGAGATCCTTCGGTTTCCGACAGGCCAGAGCCACCAGCCAGGCGCGAGCGTCTTCCGGAATCGTCACTTTGCGACCGCGCCCCGGCATATCGGACAACGCCGCCTTCGCTCCCAACTGCAACGCCTTGTCAATGCACCGTTCAACCTTGGGCCGATTGGTCCCCATTTGACGCGCAATGGAGGAAACGGACTCCCCATCCGCATAGGCCAGAAGCATGCGGGCCCGTTCGACCCGTTGGGCCGCTTCTCCCCGAGACCGACTCAGCAACGTCAATTCCGCGCGAATTGCCGCAGCCAGTTCCAACCGCGCTCTCCGCCTCGGAAACGGCATGACCGTCCTCCTCTCCGGCATTTCGGATGGGAGAACAGCCTGTCACCAAACGAGCCATGTTGCAACGTTATTACGGAATCATTCTT
Above is a window of Deltaproteobacteria bacterium DNA encoding:
- the ltrA gene encoding group II intron reverse transcriptase/maturase; amino-acid sequence: MEKVVRREKLLEAHRRVVRNDGAPGVDGMTVDNLWGYCREHWSRHREELLGGTYHSWPVRKVDIPKPGGTGVRMPGIPTVQNRLIQQALLQVLHPIFAAIFSDASFGFRPGRSTHDGVRRAQANMTEGRRWVVDMDLEKFFDRLNHDVLMARAVRRVKDKRVLGLILRYLQAWMMEDGLVSPRTQGTPQGAPPSPVLRNILLDDLDKELERRGHRFVRYADDCNIYVKSKAAGDRVLASLERFPGKVPRLSVDRDISAVNRPRRRKFLGYRVTWHHDPKLKVAPESVNRFEDKLRETFRQVRGRSLSTVVKELGPVIRGWVACFRPAPVKEFYEEPIE
- a CDS encoding IS630 family transposase gives rise to the protein MPFPRRRARLELAAAIRAELTLLSRSRGEAAQRVERARMLLAYADGESVSSIARQMGTNRPKVERCIDKALQLGAKAALSDMPGRGRKVTIPEDARAWLVALACRKPKDLGYSHEFWTTKLLAAHAQKHGSAAGHPSLSRLSRGSVSKVLTAQEVRPRKIAYYLERRDPEFEVKMAQVLYVYKEVELIREKWRGVSSILAVLSYDEKPGIQAIANTVPDLMPVPGEHPGIDRDHEYVRHGTVNLMAGIDLLSGQVIGQVRNRHRSREFIELLKRIDAIYPAGAVIRMVPDNHSAQLSKETRTYLATVPNRFDFVFTPKHGSWLNLIENFFVKMTRTMLSGIRVKSKAELKQRIELYLEEINQAPAIHRWKYGLDSIAVE